The following proteins are encoded in a genomic region of Triticum dicoccoides isolate Atlit2015 ecotype Zavitan chromosome 1B, WEW_v2.0, whole genome shotgun sequence:
- the LOC119345084 gene encoding isoflavone reductase homolog IRL-like — MASDVKSRILVIGATGYIGRHVVAASARLGHPTLALVRDAVPSDPAKAQLLKTFQDSGVTLLTGDLYDHGSLVSAVKAADVVISTLGAMQIADQTKLIAAIKEAGNVKRFFPSEFGLDVDRTGAVEPAKSIFALKAGIRRAIEAEGIPYTYVVANYFAGYSLPTIGQVLSPAPPTDSVVILGDGETKVVFVDEADIGAYTVLAADDPRAENKVLYIKPPANTLSHNELVSLWEKKTGKTFQRVYVPEDAVLKQIQEAPIPMNIIFSIGHASYIKGDQTNIEIAPSFGVEASELYPDVKYTTVDDLLNRFL, encoded by the exons ATGGCGTCCGATGTCAAGAGCAGGATCCTTGTGATCGGCGCGACGGGGTACATCGGCAGGCACGTCGTCGCGGCGAGCGCGCGGCTCGGCCACCCCACCCTGGCGCTCGTCCGGGACGCCGTCCCCTCCGACCCGGCCAAGGCGCAGCTGCTCAAGACCTTCCAGGACTCGGGCGTGACGCTCCTCACGGGCGATCTCTACGACCACGGCAGCCTGGTGAGCGCCGTCAAGGCGGCCGACGTCGTCATCTCCACGCTGGGCGCGATGCAGATCGCCGACCAGACCAAGCTCATCGCCGCCATCAAGGAGGCCGGCAACGTGAAG AGGTTCTTCCCGTCGGAGTTCGGGCTGGATGTGGACCGCACCGGCGCCGTGGAGCCGGCCAAGTCCATCTTCGCCCTCAAGGCGGGCATCCGTCGCGCCATCGAGGCCGAGGGCATCCCCTACACCTACGTGGTGGCCAACTACTTCGCCGGGTACTCGCTCCCCACCATCGGGCAGGTGCTCTCCCCGGCGCCCCCGACCGACAGCGTCGTCATCCTCGGCGACGGCGAGACCAAGGTCGTCTTCGTGGACGAGGCGGACATCGGCGCGTACACGGTCCTGGCGGCGGACGACCCCCGGGCGGAGAACAAGGTGCTGTACATCAAGCCGCCGGCCAACACGCtgtcgcacaacgagctggtgtcgCTGTGggagaagaagaccggcaagacgtTCCAGAGGGTGTACGTCCCCGAGGACGCCGTCCTCAAGCAGATCCAAG AGGCGCCGATCCCGATGAACATCATCTTCTCGATCGGGCACGCGTCGTACATCAAGGGGGACCAGACCAACATCGAGATCGCGCCGTCGTTCGGCGTGGAGGCGAGCGAGCTGTACCCTGACGTCAAGTACACCACCGTCGACGacttactcaacaggttcctctga